ACGAGGTGACGGTCACCGTGACCGACGCCGCGGCGGCGACCGAGAGCACCGAGCTCTATGTGGCGGGTGGCGGCGGCTGCAGCGGGGGGGGCAGCCTGGACGGAGGCCGCTACTACTACCAGCAGGAGATGATGGCGACGGAGTCCGTCTGCTAGTGACGGACCCGTGAGATCGGGCACGCGGCTTCACGCGGCGCGCCGGACTCGTTCTCCGAACACGTAAGCAAAAGGCCGCGGGAGCGCCGGATGGCGCCCCCGCGGCCCTTGCTTTCGCGGTCCCGAGCCCCGCGGTGGAAGCAGCGGCGGCGGCTGTCGGTCACGATCGAAGCCGGACGCGGCCCGGGGGAGAGGGGGAACGCCGCCGAACGCGCGGCACGGCACGGTTGCGCAAGTCGGCCGCGCCACCGAGTATGAGGACCGATCCCCCACCACCCCTCCCGGGAGGACGTATGAAGACCTCGTACGCAGTGCTCCTCGCCCTGGCCCTGCCGGCGGGCCTCGCCGCCCAGCAGCAGCCGTCCGCGGGTCCGCCGGCGAACCCGATCACCGAGGTGTTCCGCGGGCGGACCATGGCCCTGCAGCGCAACCTCGCCCAGGCGTTCGACTCGATCCCGGAGCGGCTGTTCGGCTACAAGCCGACGCCCGCGCAGCTCACCATCGGCTACATCGCCCAGCACCTGGCGACCGACAACTACCTCTTCTGCAACGCGTTCGGCGACATGAAGGCGACCCGGGCGGCGGAGGACACCACGACCGCCGACTCGGTCAAGGCCACCTGGCCCCGGGACAGGCTGATCGCGAAGCTCAAGGAGTCGTTCACGTTCTGCGAGAACGCGTTCGCGCAGCTCGACGACGCGAAGCTGGCCGACCAGGTGATGCTGACGTTCCGCGGCCAGTCGCGGACGGTGACGCGCGCGGGCATGGTGCTCGGCCACGTGGTGGACATGGCGGACCACTACAGCCAGCTCGCGAACTACATGCGCCTGAACAACATCCTGCCGCCGACGGCGCTCCCGCGGCCACCCGCCCGGCCAAGCCAGTAGCGGACTGCTCCGCGGCGTAACGGTCGGCGCGACATGAACACTCCGGCCCCGGCGAGGATCTCGCCGGGGCCGCCCTGCATCCACCGTGGTCGTGCCGCCCGTGCCTGGCGGACATCGTCAGCTGCTGGCTTCCGGCCGTGAAGATCGGGGTCGACACGCGAAGCCGGCGCCGCGGCGCGAGTCGTCGAGGCCCGTCACGCGGCCACCGAGCCGCGCGGCACCGTCAGCGCGACCGGGTGGACGCGGCCTGCGTCCCGGCCGGCGGCGGCGCGAACGGGTCGGCGAAGCGCGGCGCGGTCAGGAACGCCGAGTCGGTGAGCGTGCGCAGGAACGCGACGAGCGCCGCCTTCTGCGCCGGGGACAG
The DNA window shown above is from Longimicrobium sp. and carries:
- a CDS encoding DinB family protein → MKTSYAVLLALALPAGLAAQQQPSAGPPANPITEVFRGRTMALQRNLAQAFDSIPERLFGYKPTPAQLTIGYIAQHLATDNYLFCNAFGDMKATRAAEDTTTADSVKATWPRDRLIAKLKESFTFCENAFAQLDDAKLADQVMLTFRGQSRTVTRAGMVLGHVVDMADHYSQLANYMRLNNILPPTALPRPPARPSQ